A window of Phaeodactylum tricornutum CCAP 1055/1 PHATR_bd_30x35 genomic scaffold, whole genome shotgun sequence genomic DNA:
GGGCGCGCACAACGTGTTTTTCGCGTCAAGTGGGCATGAAAAGGGGTCGGAACGCCATCTATGTCGTGAAGGATTTTGACTGGTTCGACGTCGGTTACGCGATAGGCGACCTTGTTTTGCAACGTTGCCAGCTCGAAGACGCTTTCTTCATTAGCTCTCTACTGGAAGCGCCGCTTGAGCAGCTTCGGACTCGTGGATTTCctgtcgatcggatactCAAGCCCGTGCAGGTCGTTGAGCCGAGCCTTCCGTCGCCTACCACATCTAGGCCATTGCCTGAACAGGCTGACCAAGGGTCCACGAAAACATCGGACCCCGGAGTCATGAGTCGCGGAGACGGAAAATCAATACAGACCCCACCGAGGGTAGAGACTGCAAAACGCCAGTCAGGATCGCCCACCATTGCCACAATTCCACCGAAGTCAGCAGCGGCCGAAGCTAGTGCTTCCGATACGCCGCCTTCCGCAGCGCAGAAGAGTGGATTTCGAGACATTTTGAGTCAAATGTTTCccgatgcggatgaagaGTACATTCAACAGCGGCTGGGTGCGAATCCTTCGCTGGAGGACGTCCGTCTCGCCGCAGAGGCCATGTCTTCCGGAAGCTATCCGCGTAAGGAAGAGGAGGCTGCTCCGTTGGAGGACAAATCGGACGATACTACGGTGTCTACCACCACCAGCGATCGATTTCCGGAAGCGGACGTGCCGACTAAAAAGAGTCGGAACGGACTGCGGAAAAAGTTTGGTCGAGCATTGGGGGGTTTCCGTGGATCCAATCCGAACGCATCGGGGCCGTCACCGTCTGCGAAAATACCTAGCGGTGTCAGTGTGCCGGCAGGCGAGTCGTTGGCTCGTCCGGGGCAATCGGGACCGAGCATGGCTGGTCCTTCCACCAGCCGTGTCAAGGAACCGCGACACAATGTTTCACCCGCCGCGGACGCGGCGTCGCAAAAGAATTTGGAA
This region includes:
- a CDS encoding predicted protein; translated protein: MKRGRNAIYVVKDFDWFDVGYAIGDLVLQRCQLEDAFFISSLLEAPLEQLRTRGFPVDRILKPVQVVEPSLPSPTTSRPLPEQADQGSTKTSDPGVMSRGDGKSIQTPPRVETAKRQSGSPTIATIPPKSAAAEASASDTPPSAAQKSGFRDILSQMFPDADEEYIQQRLGANPSLEDVRLAAEAMSSGSYPRKEEEAAPLEDKSDDTTVSTTTSDRFPEADVPTKKSRNGLRKKFGRALGGFRGSNPNASGPSPSAKIPSGVSVPAGESLARPGQSGPSMAGPSTSRVKEPRHNVSPAADAASQKNLESMLQHTVGQSAAVDRNGLEAPESRLLSVPEELDRGETCEAIPAQSLSPFAGANGSGKSSNGIRVFFARGN